TCAGCATGTCGCCGTAATCATTCACAGTggccaacattttttttttctttctagacagggtctcacaatgaAGGGTCCAGCCAGCCTCAAACACCACCGTGTTGCACTAGCTTTCTGAGTCTGGGATCGGAGGTGCCAACTATACTTGGTTCCATGTGGCAAGGCCATTATGAATCAGCCAGGCCACCACCAAGGTTGAGCACGTCCAGCTATAAACATCCCTGCAGGGCAGAAGGATCAAACGCAGGGGAAAGCATCCTTCCTGTGCTTCCGAGGGGTGGGTGAGCTGTTAAAGGCATACTGTGTGGGAATGGACCGTGGGAATGGACCATGCGTAGCGGTGACACCTTTGGCGGGGGCAGCCCCTGCAGTGTCCCGGGCTTCCAGGGATCACCAGCCTTCTTGGCAAGCTGCTTACCCACTGagcatttttttctagttctctgCTCAATTGCCCAGGCTACTTTAGACATTTTATTGTTTGAAGATCTCACTAGGTAACTAACCATGGTCACTCTGGAACTTCTGCacatcaggctggtctcaaactcataatcTGCTTGCTGCTGTGCTGCCGGCCATACCTGGCTTAAACTCTGGACCTGCTTGCTGTCTTAGCCTCTGGAGTATttaggttacaggtgtgtgccatcacacccatCTTGGACTGCCTTTTTGGTGAGTTGTATGTGGATTTGGCAAACAAAGGCTAAGGACACACaggaaaagaaagccaaatggCCTCACACATTGAAGAGTCCCCCCTGTTGCAGAGAAATGTAAACGAGATGGACAGGTCGAAGTGCAGTCTTACTGTGGGTTTTTCCCAAAGCCAAGActgttgtggagaaagaggcacaagAGTTCCTTGGTGAATGGAAGTAAACAGGGGCCCCAAGAGGGCGGGGGAACATATGAAAAGCACCAAGGTTTTTGCCCTGTAACTGCAAGGAATTTGTGATCAGCCCCTGGTCCATAAAACCCCATctcacaacccccccccccaaaccccaaacaacccctttccccccatccccaccccaaaaACCCCCACAGAGAAGCTAGGtacaaggcaggaggatctctgtgagttcaaggctagcctggtttacccACTTAgcaggttctaggccagccagagctacagagagagaccctgtttccaacaccaccaccaaaatagACAGGAGCGATGACTCTGTGGagtaggttcagttcccagaaccaacatggggctcacagctgcctgaacCGGTAGTTCTGGGgaccacaccctcttctggtcgcCTCAGTCTCTTGCATGGACATGGTACACACGTATGCATCCAACaggctcacacacatactcacgaGTCTTTAAAAGAGCAAAGAGGAAACATTTTTGAACAATCCAGATGTCCAGAAGACAAATAGTTCATTAAATATGTTAAGATACAGACTTAAATAGTAATCATTAAAGAAAACCCGATATAGAATTACTTCCATTATAACTGAACATAAAAACCCAAGATGCTGATATATGTActatgtagatttttttctttttttacattgcaCGTGTATGTGCACCAGCGGTGCTGGGAGGATATGGGTGTGGATTcttcttccaccacgtgggtcccaggATCAAATTCAGTAATGAGACTTAGCAGCAGACACCTTTAAGCACTGAGCCTTAACCAGACCCTACCTTGCCTCAGAAGTAACAGGAGCAGGGCAAGAAGGCTTGGGCTGCACCCTCCGCACCCGCAACTGGGGGATAGCTAGACTGGTACCGATTCCTGTACGCCTTATTAAATGGGTTTGAAAACCCTACAGAAAACAATTTCCCACCCTAAAACAAATCTGTTTTCAATTTGGCAGAAAAGTTTAACTTCCCATAGTATCTTTTGCTAGTTTTGAGTCTTGTGTCTGTATCATTTAAATATTAACTCATCTATTTCCACATGGATACAATTACACAAGGTCTTGAAAAATATTCATCTCACAACACATACATGATTTCCCCTATCTGAATATTTACAACTCGTCTACAGAACATCCAACACAAGAATTAACGATACATTGAGCTTGTCAGATGGTGACGAGACGACCCCCAATTCTGAAAGGTCACTCCAATAAAACCCAGGAGCCACTGACTCTAACAAGCACACTTCCCTGGTTTCTTCCCCCACCTCCGTTGGTTTCTATGGTCTTTTTCATCGGTAATTCTTAGACTTCATCTCTGCCAAACCATCGTCCTTCACAGCGAAGCAACCATGATTTTCAACAAATGCAGGGGAGGGAAAGATTGCTGACAGTCACAGGGTGGAAGTCAGAAGCGTCAGCCTCAAGCTTCAAGTGTCCGTCTCTTTCTGGGCCTGCTTCGATCCACCCTGCCCGTGGCTGTATTCTGGCTTGGATCTCCCACCTCAGGACATCTGCCCAGACATCTGCCTTTGCCCTTGATCCTAAGAGTCACCTGACTTCCTGGTCACcgatcttttatttttatttttattttttatttttaaaagacagagtctcctgtagcctaggctggcctccaactcgcTACATAGCGGAGGATGACCTTCAAGTCCGGATCCTCCGGCCTCCTCTGTCCAGAGGGCTGGGGTTAGAGAAGGCCACCCCTCAGTCGGCGGTGGGGCCGCGGGCGTCGGAGGCCGTGAGCGCCAGCGTGAAGGCGCGGGCGTGCGAGTCCATCTGCGGGGGGTTGGCGTCGAAGGCCGCCTCCCTGGCCCTGCAGCCCTCCACGAACAGCCGGCGGCGCTCCTGGATGGCCTGGAGCAGCCGGGTGGGGATCAGGGGGTTGGTGTGCAGGTAGTGTTCGAACATCCGCTGCTCGTACAGCTCCAGCAGGAGGAGCGGCGC
This portion of the Apodemus sylvaticus chromosome 1, mApoSyl1.1, whole genome shotgun sequence genome encodes:
- the Eid2b gene encoding EP300-interacting inhibitor of differentiation 2B is translated as MSELPGENWIPDLSPMNGVGDILPAGVGGGSRVPEVQEGPLLRAAPPMAPAPDLVPGQFPGGLAGLMAIPHVHAPLLLLELYEQRMFEHYLHTNPLIPTRLLQAIQERRRLFVEGCRAREAAFDANPPQMDSHARAFTLALTASDARGPTAD